The Papilio machaon chromosome 3, ilPapMach1.1, whole genome shotgun sequence genome window below encodes:
- the LOC106712336 gene encoding potassium voltage-gated channel unc-103 isoform X2, which yields MADRAPPDVPLIVTPPGAGVVARGARGSRDDPPSTWRSSVRVRDTGFRGSRKSVVRLEPPCNGLNGLPTIIGKEVLSLGATSGPKGTTQPSHPWTILHHSPYKAAWDWLILILVIYTAIFTPYVAAFQLNEPDFDKRSRSFGEDPIVVIDMIVDVTFIIDILINFRTTYVNAADEVESDPAKIAMHYLRGWFIIDLVAAIPFDLLLFGTNTDETTTLIGLLKTARLLRLVRVARKIDRYSEYGTAVLLLLMATFVLFAHWLACIWYAIGNWERPQLQAPIGWLDALANDVQATYDNSTGPSMRSRYITALYFTCTSLTSVGFGNVAPNTDMEKGFTIFVMLLGSLMYASIFGNVSAIIQRLYSGTARYHTQILRVREFIRFHQIANPLRQRLEEYFQHAWSYTNGIDTSSVLKGFPECLQADICLHLNRNLLANCAAFEGASPGCLRALSLRFKTTHAPPGETLVHRGDVLTSLYFISRGSIEILKDDIVMAILGKDDIFGENPCIYSSVGRSNCRVRALTYCDLHRVHRDDLLDVLDMYPEFRSTFVNNLEITYNMRDEELGGIETRRRMRYEHPYDARLLREAYARNTRRPHTETFADKDSQCSDEDTESPASRGILEFSADKAGQDVTPLNFNFSKQRSTTLNSITAQSTPQTYRGRASVRRQSSVGPLNDTSPLTGAAAAEEAAVSTPAHSATLPVSSLSTNPSSYYTNASPSPPAAPLAPPAPVHVSCDDILAPAQQAVARTPSCRSAPHSAVNLQQAGRPTALPFTAERAQNTANMQDVMSPQYQNVGSAATAASVATVLTRLEELSRRVALLESGLTADVRRILQLLQAREPLATHNSQPAHTPSQPLPKASLSVPHGENQWEWNWNGERERERERAAGRHGRGERAPGVQRSASEPHAPVPPALPPPPHSHSFYR from the exons ATGGCGGATCGCGCGCCCCCCGATGTGCCGCTGATTGTGACGCCGCCGGGCGCGGGGGTTgtggcgcggggggcgcggggctCGCGTGATGATCCGCCTTCCACCTGGCGGTCCTCGGTGCGTGTCCGCGACACCGGCTTCCGCGGCTCTCGCAAGAGCGTCGTTCGCCTCGAACCGCCGTGTAATGGCCTCAACGGATTGCCCACCATCATCGGCAAGGAG GTACTATCACTCGGCGCGACAAGCGGGCCCAAGGGTACCACGCAACCATCACATCCCTGGACTATCCTCCACCATTCTCCTTACAAG GCCGCTTGGGATTGGTTGATTCTTATACTTGTGATCTATACTGCAATATTCACGCCGTACGTGGCCGCCTTCCAGCTGAACGAGCCGGATTTTGACAAAAGATCGCGCAGCTTCGGCGAAGATCCAATTGTCGTTATTGATATGATag ttgACGTGACCTTCATAATAGACATCCTTATAAACTTTCGTACGACGTACGTGAACGCGGCCGACGAAGTTGAATCTGATCCGGCGAAGATCGCGATGCACTACCTGCGCGGCTGGTTTATTATCGACCTGGTGGCGGCCATTCCCTTCGACCTGCTCCTCTTCGGCACCAACACCGACGAA ACGACGACCCTCATCGGTCTACTGAAGACAGCGCGGCTGCTACGGCTCGTACGTGTCGCGCGCAAAATCGACCGATACTCTGAATATGGCACTGCCGTCCTACTCCTCCTTATGGCTACATTCGTCCTTTTTGCCCATTGGCTTGCGTGTATTTG GTATGCAATTGGAAATTGGGAGAGACCTCAACTACAAGCTCCTATTGGCTGGTTGGATGCTCTTGCTAACGATGTGCAAGCAACATACGATAACTCTACTGGACCATCTATgag gTCACGTTACATCACAGCTCTATATTTTACTTGCACCTCTCTAACCAGTGTGGGTTTTGGTAACGTGGCGCCTAACACAGATATGGAAAAAggatttacaatatttgtcaTGCTTCTTGGAT CTCTGATGTACGCGAGCATTTTCGGTAATGTATCGGCAATCATACAACGTCTTTATTCCGGAACCGCGAGATATCACACACAGATCTTGAGAGTGCGGGAGTTCATTAGATTTCATCAG ATTGCGAATCCATTACGGCAAAGGCTTGAGGAATATTTCCAACATGCATGGAGCTATACGAACGGCATCGATACATCGAGTGTGCTGAAAGGTTTCCCCGAGTGTCTCCAAGCCGACATCTGTCTGCATCTCAATCGTAATCTCTTAGCCAATTGTGCCGCTTTCGAAGGAGCAAGTCCAGGATGTTTAAg AGCGCTGTCGTTAAGGTTTAAAACTACCCACGCACCGCCGGGAGAGACTTTAGTCCACCGTGGAGATGTGCTCACTTCGCTTTATTTCATCTCTCGTGGatcaatagaaattttaaaggaCGATATTGTAATGGCTATTTTAG GTAAAGATGACATATTCGGCGAAAATCCGTGCATCTACTCGAGCGTGGGGCGCAGCAACTGCCGCGTGCGAGCGCTCACCTACTGCGACCTGCATCGTGTGCACCGTGACGACCTGCTCGACGTGCTCGACATGTACCCCGAGTTCCGCTCCACATTCGTCAACAACCTCGAGATCACCTACAATATGCGAGAC GAGGAGCTAGGTGGTATTGAGACGCGGCGGCGCATGCGCTACGAGCACCCGTACGACGCGCGCTTGCTACGGGAAGCATACGCACGCAACACACGCCGCCCGCACACTGAGACATTTGCCGATAAG GATTCTCAGTGCAGCGACGAGGACACGGAATCACCCGCCAGTCGAGGCATTTTAGAATTTTCTGCGGACAAGGCTGGGCAGGATGTCACGCCTCTCAACTTTAACTTCAGCAAACAACGCTCTACTACCCTTAATTCTATAACAG CTCAATCCACCCCGCAAACGTATCGAGGGCGCGCGAGCGTACGGCGGCAGTCTTCGGTCGGTCCGCTGAACGACACATCACCGCTGACTGGCGCTGCAGCAGCTGAGGAGGCGGCGGTGAGCACGCCCGCGCACAGCGCCACGCTACCCGTCTCCAGCCTCAGCACCAACCCCAGCTCGTACTACACCAACGCCTCGCCGAgcccgcccgccgcgcccctCGCGCCCCCCGCCCCCGTCCACGTGTCCTGCGACGACATTCTCGCTCCAGCGCAGCAGGCCGTTGCGCGCACCCCTTCCTGCAGGTCGGCGCCGCACTCCGCTGTCAACCTGCAGCAGGCCGGCCGACCCACAGCCCTACCCTTCACTGCCGAAAGAGCACAGAATACAGCTAATATGCAG GACGTGATGTCGCCTCAGTATCAGAATGTGGGTTCGGCGGCGACAGCGGCGTCCGTGGCCACCGTGTTGACAAGGCTGGAGGAGCTGAGCCGGCGCGTGGCGCTGCTGGAAAGCGGGCTGACGGCCGACGTGCGCCGCATTCTACAGCTGCTGCAGGCGCGTGAGCCCCTCGCAACGCACAACTCGCAGCCTGCGCACACACCCTCTCAACCCCTTCCCAAAGCCTCGCTCTCCGTACCTCACGGCGAG AACCAATGGGAGTGGAACTGGAACGGAGAGCGCGAACGGGAACGGGAGCGGGCAGCGGGGCGGCACGGGCGCGGAGAACGCGCGCCCGGCGTGCAGCGCTCGGCATCCGAGCCGCACGCGCCCGTGCCGCCCGCCCtaccgccgccgccgcactCGCACTCCTTCTACAGGTAA
- the LOC106712336 gene encoding potassium voltage-gated channel unc-103 isoform X1 has protein sequence MADRAPPDVPLIVTPPGAGVVARGARGSRDDPPSTWRSSVRVRDTGFRGSRKSVVRLEPPCNGLNGLPTIIGKEVLSLGATSGPKGTTQPSHPWTILHHSPYKAAWDWLILILVIYTAIFTPYVAAFQLNEPDFDKRSRSFGEDPIVVIDMIVDVTFIIDILINFRTTYVNAADEVESDPAKIAMHYLRGWFIIDLVAAIPFDLLLFGTNTDEQGLESDETTTLIGLLKTARLLRLVRVARKIDRYSEYGTAVLLLLMATFVLFAHWLACIWYAIGNWERPQLQAPIGWLDALANDVQATYDNSTGPSMRSRYITALYFTCTSLTSVGFGNVAPNTDMEKGFTIFVMLLGSLMYASIFGNVSAIIQRLYSGTARYHTQILRVREFIRFHQIANPLRQRLEEYFQHAWSYTNGIDTSSVLKGFPECLQADICLHLNRNLLANCAAFEGASPGCLRALSLRFKTTHAPPGETLVHRGDVLTSLYFISRGSIEILKDDIVMAILGKDDIFGENPCIYSSVGRSNCRVRALTYCDLHRVHRDDLLDVLDMYPEFRSTFVNNLEITYNMRDEELGGIETRRRMRYEHPYDARLLREAYARNTRRPHTETFADKDSQCSDEDTESPASRGILEFSADKAGQDVTPLNFNFSKQRSTTLNSITGVLAQLKRSFPDLYHHKTHQPLHNKYSQSTPQTYRGRASVRRQSSVGPLNDTSPLTGAAAAEEAAVSTPAHSATLPVSSLSTNPSSYYTNASPSPPAAPLAPPAPVHVSCDDILAPAQQAVARTPSCRSAPHSAVNLQQAGRPTALPFTAERAQNTANMQDVMSPQYQNVGSAATAASVATVLTRLEELSRRVALLESGLTADVRRILQLLQAREPLATHNSQPAHTPSQPLPKASLSVPHGENQWEWNWNGERERERERAAGRHGRGERAPGVQRSASEPHAPVPPALPPPPHSHSFYR, from the exons ATGGCGGATCGCGCGCCCCCCGATGTGCCGCTGATTGTGACGCCGCCGGGCGCGGGGGTTgtggcgcggggggcgcggggctCGCGTGATGATCCGCCTTCCACCTGGCGGTCCTCGGTGCGTGTCCGCGACACCGGCTTCCGCGGCTCTCGCAAGAGCGTCGTTCGCCTCGAACCGCCGTGTAATGGCCTCAACGGATTGCCCACCATCATCGGCAAGGAG GTACTATCACTCGGCGCGACAAGCGGGCCCAAGGGTACCACGCAACCATCACATCCCTGGACTATCCTCCACCATTCTCCTTACAAG GCCGCTTGGGATTGGTTGATTCTTATACTTGTGATCTATACTGCAATATTCACGCCGTACGTGGCCGCCTTCCAGCTGAACGAGCCGGATTTTGACAAAAGATCGCGCAGCTTCGGCGAAGATCCAATTGTCGTTATTGATATGATag ttgACGTGACCTTCATAATAGACATCCTTATAAACTTTCGTACGACGTACGTGAACGCGGCCGACGAAGTTGAATCTGATCCGGCGAAGATCGCGATGCACTACCTGCGCGGCTGGTTTATTATCGACCTGGTGGCGGCCATTCCCTTCGACCTGCTCCTCTTCGGCACCAACACCGACGAA CAGGGGCTGGAAAGTGATGAG ACGACGACCCTCATCGGTCTACTGAAGACAGCGCGGCTGCTACGGCTCGTACGTGTCGCGCGCAAAATCGACCGATACTCTGAATATGGCACTGCCGTCCTACTCCTCCTTATGGCTACATTCGTCCTTTTTGCCCATTGGCTTGCGTGTATTTG GTATGCAATTGGAAATTGGGAGAGACCTCAACTACAAGCTCCTATTGGCTGGTTGGATGCTCTTGCTAACGATGTGCAAGCAACATACGATAACTCTACTGGACCATCTATgag gTCACGTTACATCACAGCTCTATATTTTACTTGCACCTCTCTAACCAGTGTGGGTTTTGGTAACGTGGCGCCTAACACAGATATGGAAAAAggatttacaatatttgtcaTGCTTCTTGGAT CTCTGATGTACGCGAGCATTTTCGGTAATGTATCGGCAATCATACAACGTCTTTATTCCGGAACCGCGAGATATCACACACAGATCTTGAGAGTGCGGGAGTTCATTAGATTTCATCAG ATTGCGAATCCATTACGGCAAAGGCTTGAGGAATATTTCCAACATGCATGGAGCTATACGAACGGCATCGATACATCGAGTGTGCTGAAAGGTTTCCCCGAGTGTCTCCAAGCCGACATCTGTCTGCATCTCAATCGTAATCTCTTAGCCAATTGTGCCGCTTTCGAAGGAGCAAGTCCAGGATGTTTAAg AGCGCTGTCGTTAAGGTTTAAAACTACCCACGCACCGCCGGGAGAGACTTTAGTCCACCGTGGAGATGTGCTCACTTCGCTTTATTTCATCTCTCGTGGatcaatagaaattttaaaggaCGATATTGTAATGGCTATTTTAG GTAAAGATGACATATTCGGCGAAAATCCGTGCATCTACTCGAGCGTGGGGCGCAGCAACTGCCGCGTGCGAGCGCTCACCTACTGCGACCTGCATCGTGTGCACCGTGACGACCTGCTCGACGTGCTCGACATGTACCCCGAGTTCCGCTCCACATTCGTCAACAACCTCGAGATCACCTACAATATGCGAGAC GAGGAGCTAGGTGGTATTGAGACGCGGCGGCGCATGCGCTACGAGCACCCGTACGACGCGCGCTTGCTACGGGAAGCATACGCACGCAACACACGCCGCCCGCACACTGAGACATTTGCCGATAAG GATTCTCAGTGCAGCGACGAGGACACGGAATCACCCGCCAGTCGAGGCATTTTAGAATTTTCTGCGGACAAGGCTGGGCAGGATGTCACGCCTCTCAACTTTAACTTCAGCAAACAACGCTCTACTACCCTTAATTCTATAACAG GCGTGCTAGCGCAACTTAAAAGGAGCTTCCCAGACCTCTACCACCATAAAACGCATCAGCCGCTACACAACAAATACT CTCAATCCACCCCGCAAACGTATCGAGGGCGCGCGAGCGTACGGCGGCAGTCTTCGGTCGGTCCGCTGAACGACACATCACCGCTGACTGGCGCTGCAGCAGCTGAGGAGGCGGCGGTGAGCACGCCCGCGCACAGCGCCACGCTACCCGTCTCCAGCCTCAGCACCAACCCCAGCTCGTACTACACCAACGCCTCGCCGAgcccgcccgccgcgcccctCGCGCCCCCCGCCCCCGTCCACGTGTCCTGCGACGACATTCTCGCTCCAGCGCAGCAGGCCGTTGCGCGCACCCCTTCCTGCAGGTCGGCGCCGCACTCCGCTGTCAACCTGCAGCAGGCCGGCCGACCCACAGCCCTACCCTTCACTGCCGAAAGAGCACAGAATACAGCTAATATGCAG GACGTGATGTCGCCTCAGTATCAGAATGTGGGTTCGGCGGCGACAGCGGCGTCCGTGGCCACCGTGTTGACAAGGCTGGAGGAGCTGAGCCGGCGCGTGGCGCTGCTGGAAAGCGGGCTGACGGCCGACGTGCGCCGCATTCTACAGCTGCTGCAGGCGCGTGAGCCCCTCGCAACGCACAACTCGCAGCCTGCGCACACACCCTCTCAACCCCTTCCCAAAGCCTCGCTCTCCGTACCTCACGGCGAG AACCAATGGGAGTGGAACTGGAACGGAGAGCGCGAACGGGAACGGGAGCGGGCAGCGGGGCGGCACGGGCGCGGAGAACGCGCGCCCGGCGTGCAGCGCTCGGCATCCGAGCCGCACGCGCCCGTGCCGCCCGCCCtaccgccgccgccgcactCGCACTCCTTCTACAGGTAA